A part of Paraburkholderia largidicola genomic DNA contains:
- a CDS encoding ABC transporter ATP-binding protein, producing the protein MSTIVLSNLHKRFGEFTAVHDTNLTVGNGRFVVLLGPSGCGKTTTLRMIAGLELPTSGQILIDGEDVTALRARQRDIAFVFQMFALYPHMTVRNNIAFPLKNEGISRHEIATRVDTAARMLRIEHLLDRKTGGLSGGDRQRVALGRAIVRHPKAFLMDEPLGTLDADFRELMCLELRKLHNALTATTVYVTHDQSEAMAMADDIVVMNRGEVLQSASPHEIYHFPATVFVGSFIGSPPMNFLAVDGGVPAGAEQVSLGGAVVAVPRTDASAAKALVGVRPEHVVIDERGALRGRVIADEYLGSHQILVVETALGIVRVRVGKDEGRAAGSQVGLSFRKERTLLYDADSGKLLPGAARQMAFNGNGNGSGGAYV; encoded by the coding sequence ATGTCGACGATCGTTCTCTCCAATCTCCACAAGCGTTTCGGCGAATTCACCGCCGTGCACGATACGAATCTCACGGTGGGCAATGGCCGTTTCGTGGTGCTGCTCGGACCGTCTGGATGCGGAAAGACCACCACGTTGCGGATGATCGCCGGGCTCGAACTGCCGACGTCGGGCCAGATCCTGATCGACGGCGAAGACGTGACGGCACTGCGAGCCCGTCAGCGCGACATTGCCTTCGTGTTCCAGATGTTCGCGCTCTATCCGCACATGACGGTGCGCAACAACATCGCGTTTCCGCTGAAGAACGAGGGTATCTCGCGACACGAAATAGCGACGCGCGTCGATACGGCTGCGCGCATGCTGCGTATCGAACATCTGCTGGATCGAAAGACGGGCGGGTTGTCGGGCGGCGACCGTCAGCGCGTCGCATTGGGCCGCGCCATCGTGCGTCATCCCAAGGCCTTTCTGATGGACGAACCGCTCGGCACGCTCGACGCGGACTTCCGCGAACTGATGTGCCTCGAGTTGCGCAAGTTGCATAACGCGCTCACGGCGACCACCGTTTATGTCACGCACGACCAGAGCGAAGCGATGGCGATGGCCGACGACATCGTCGTGATGAATCGCGGAGAAGTGCTGCAGTCTGCGTCGCCGCATGAGATCTATCACTTTCCCGCGACGGTGTTCGTCGGCAGCTTCATCGGCAGCCCGCCGATGAATTTTCTGGCGGTGGACGGCGGCGTTCCCGCGGGCGCGGAACAGGTCTCGCTGGGCGGCGCCGTCGTGGCCGTGCCGCGTACCGATGCGTCTGCTGCGAAGGCGCTGGTGGGCGTGCGGCCCGAGCACGTCGTGATCGACGAACGCGGTGCGTTGCGTGGGCGTGTGATCGCCGACGAGTATCTCGGCTCGCATCAGATTCTGGTCGTCGAGACCGCGCTCGGCATCGTGCGTGTGCGGGTCGGGAAGGACGAGGGGCGCGCGGCGGGCTCGCAGGTCGGGCTGTCGTTCCGCAAGGAACGCACGCTGCTGTACGACGCGGACAGCGGCAAGCTGCTGCCCGGCGCGGCGCGCCAGATGGCCTTCAACGGAAACGGAAACGGCAGCGGAGGCGCTTATGTCTGA
- a CDS encoding ABC transporter ATP-binding protein — MSEIRLHNVTKRFGDIVAVNDVSIDVNEGEFVVLLGPSGAGKTTTLRLIAGLERPDEGEIFIDGEAATDMHPADRDVAFIFQQYSLYPHLTVFGNLAFPLRSPRRRTSEADVSARVRSVAQMLHIESKLANMATHLSGGEMQRVAIGRALVREPKVFLMDEPLSSLDAKLREELRIELKRLHRSIGATIIYVTHDQVEATTLADRIGILEHGRIVQMGTPREVYGNPASLSAAQRLGSPPINLLPPALFDPAAMPAGTSTVAIRPEDIVLHGADARDALNLRVLEYSPLRHMLILDREGTAIVATTMTERNFTPGQTVGVSLPPRSLLYFRSDGRRIPA; from the coding sequence ATGTCTGAGATTCGCCTGCACAACGTGACCAAGCGGTTCGGCGATATCGTCGCAGTGAACGATGTGTCGATCGATGTGAACGAGGGCGAGTTCGTCGTGCTGCTCGGGCCGAGCGGCGCAGGCAAGACGACGACATTGCGGCTCATTGCCGGGCTCGAACGGCCCGACGAAGGCGAGATCTTCATCGACGGCGAAGCGGCCACCGACATGCATCCCGCAGACCGCGACGTCGCCTTCATTTTCCAGCAGTATTCGCTCTATCCGCATCTGACGGTGTTCGGCAATCTGGCGTTTCCGTTGCGCTCGCCGCGGCGCCGCACGAGCGAGGCGGACGTCAGCGCGCGCGTGCGGTCGGTCGCGCAGATGCTGCACATCGAGTCGAAACTCGCCAACATGGCGACGCATCTGTCGGGTGGCGAGATGCAGCGGGTTGCGATTGGCCGTGCGCTGGTGCGCGAACCCAAAGTCTTTCTGATGGACGAGCCCCTGTCGTCGCTCGATGCAAAACTGCGCGAGGAACTGCGTATCGAGCTGAAGCGGCTGCATCGCTCCATTGGCGCCACGATCATCTACGTGACGCACGACCAGGTCGAGGCCACGACGCTCGCCGATCGCATCGGCATACTCGAACACGGCCGCATCGTGCAGATGGGCACGCCGCGCGAGGTCTATGGCAACCCCGCTTCGCTCAGCGCGGCGCAACGTCTCGGCTCGCCGCCCATCAACCTGCTGCCGCCCGCGCTGTTCGATCCGGCGGCGATGCCAGCGGGGACCTCGACGGTCGCGATCCGTCCGGAAGACATCGTGCTGCACGGCGCCGATGCCCGCGATGCGCTCAACCTTCGCGTGCTTGAATATTCGCCGCTGCGGCATATGCTGATTCTCGATCGCGAAGGCACCGCGATCGTCGCGACCACGATGACAGAACGCAACTTCACGCCCGGGCAAACGGTCGGCGTGTCACTGCCGCCGCGCAGCCTTCTTTATTTCCGCTCCGACGGCAGGAGGATTCCGGCATGA
- the dhaL gene encoding dihydroxyacetone kinase subunit DhaL — MNGKTVMACIEAAHATLKEHTDEIAALDQQIGDGDHIFNLLRGADALLGMRADIEADAFAPALDLAASKLLSTVGGSSGPLFYSLLHGMAKASAESGDMASVQEAARIFAAGVDAVAQRGKAGLGSKTMMDVLIPVASRLGELADDDAPPEVVLDTLPEVAEQSMLATRDMLATKGRASFLGERSRGHIDPGARSSQLMIDAVCARLAQDRA; from the coding sequence ATGAACGGCAAAACGGTCATGGCGTGCATCGAGGCTGCGCATGCCACGCTAAAGGAACACACTGACGAGATCGCCGCGCTCGATCAGCAGATCGGCGACGGCGATCACATCTTCAACCTGTTGCGCGGCGCCGATGCGCTGCTCGGCATGCGCGCCGATATCGAAGCCGACGCATTCGCACCGGCGCTGGATCTCGCTGCGTCGAAATTGCTGTCGACGGTGGGCGGATCGTCGGGGCCGCTGTTCTATTCGCTGTTGCACGGCATGGCGAAGGCGTCGGCCGAAAGCGGGGACATGGCCAGCGTGCAGGAGGCGGCGCGCATCTTCGCCGCGGGTGTCGATGCCGTGGCGCAGCGCGGCAAGGCCGGTCTCGGCAGCAAGACGATGATGGACGTGCTGATTCCCGTGGCGTCGCGCCTGGGGGAGCTGGCTGACGACGATGCGCCGCCGGAAGTCGTGCTCGACACATTGCCGGAAGTCGCGGAGCAGAGCATGCTCGCCACGCGCGACATGCTCGCGACCAAAGGGCGCGCGTCGTTTCTCGGCGAGCGCTCGCGAGGTCACATCGATCCGGGCGCGCGGTCGAGCCAGTTGATGATCGACGCGGTATGTGCGCGGCTCGCGCAAGACAGAGCGTAG
- the dhaK gene encoding dihydroxyacetone kinase subunit DhaK, which translates to MKKFINHVDDFLVESLAGFGAAHSDLVVLNQEPVFVRRKTLKPGKVALISGGGSGHEPLHIGFVGYGMLDAACPGQVFTSPTPDQMMAAAKAVDTGAGTLFIVKNYSGDLMNFEMASEMSELPNAMVLINDDVAVENSSYTTGRRGVAGAVIVEKLVGSLAESGADLEQCKAFGDRINKHTASMGVAFSSCTVPAAGTLTFKIGDDEIEVGVGIHGEPGRRRARFAAADAIAGELLTAIVADLKPPAGAELLVLINGLGGTPLGELYLLFNSTRLWLQQRDLKIARVQVDSLTTSLEMAGASITLCVMNDEMLRHWDSAVHTPSLRWGM; encoded by the coding sequence ATGAAGAAATTCATCAATCACGTCGACGACTTTCTGGTCGAGAGCCTGGCTGGATTCGGCGCCGCGCACAGCGATCTCGTCGTGCTCAATCAGGAACCGGTATTCGTGCGGCGCAAGACCCTGAAGCCGGGCAAAGTCGCGCTGATCTCGGGCGGCGGCTCGGGGCACGAACCGCTGCACATCGGCTTCGTCGGTTACGGCATGCTGGACGCCGCCTGTCCCGGCCAGGTCTTCACATCGCCCACCCCCGACCAGATGATGGCGGCCGCTAAGGCCGTCGATACGGGCGCGGGCACGTTGTTCATCGTCAAGAACTATTCGGGCGATCTGATGAACTTCGAAATGGCGTCGGAGATGTCGGAGTTGCCCAATGCGATGGTGCTGATCAACGACGACGTCGCCGTCGAAAATTCCAGCTACACGACGGGGCGGCGCGGCGTGGCGGGTGCCGTGATCGTCGAGAAGCTGGTGGGCAGTCTGGCCGAAAGCGGCGCCGACCTCGAACAATGCAAGGCGTTCGGCGACCGGATCAACAAGCATACGGCGTCGATGGGCGTGGCCTTTTCCAGTTGCACGGTGCCTGCGGCGGGCACGCTCACGTTCAAGATCGGCGACGACGAAATCGAAGTCGGCGTTGGGATCCATGGCGAGCCGGGGCGGCGGCGCGCGCGTTTCGCCGCGGCCGATGCGATTGCGGGGGAACTGCTGACGGCCATTGTCGCGGATCTCAAGCCGCCAGCCGGCGCGGAATTGCTGGTCCTGATCAACGGGCTGGGCGGTACGCCACTCGGCGAACTCTATCTATTGTTCAATTCCACGCGTTTGTGGCTGCAGCAGCGTGATCTGAAGATTGCACGCGTACAGGTCGATTCGCTGACGACTTCGCTCGAAATGGCGGGCGCGTCGATTACGTTGTGCGTGATGAACGACGAAATGCTACGACACTGGGATAGCGCAGTGCACACGCCGTCGTTGAGGTGGGGTATGTAG